The following proteins are encoded in a genomic region of Paenibacillus sp. FSL R7-0273:
- a CDS encoding sulfate ABC transporter permease subunit: MRKLWIILTYLVFILLIAAPLGKMATEAFSDGFSGFWASLSRPEALHALMMTGFVVVVVTLLNTLFGIMLALYLVRANWLGKRLKGLLNSIVDLPYAVSPVIGGLMIVLLLGPDSALGALFEQIGVNIVYAFPGMVIATLFVTFPLMVREVMPVLQEIGSQQEEAASTLGAYGWTTFWKVTWPSIRWAVIYGVILTVARSLGEFGAVLVVSGNIMNKTQTATTLVYQDVENFNVTAAGGVALVLAAFSAGLLLMMEWSKRRKGVH; this comes from the coding sequence ATGAGAAAACTATGGATTATTCTTACTTATCTTGTTTTCATTCTGCTGATTGCCGCTCCGCTGGGTAAAATGGCGACGGAGGCGTTCAGCGACGGGTTCAGCGGTTTTTGGGCTTCACTGTCGCGGCCGGAGGCACTGCATGCGCTGATGATGACCGGGTTCGTGGTTGTGGTGGTTACGCTGCTGAATACCTTGTTCGGCATTATGCTGGCATTGTATCTGGTGCGGGCCAACTGGCTGGGCAAACGGCTAAAGGGGCTGTTGAACAGCATTGTCGATCTGCCGTATGCCGTGTCACCGGTAATCGGCGGGCTGATGATCGTTTTGCTGCTTGGTCCGGACAGCGCGCTGGGTGCGCTTTTTGAACAGATTGGAGTCAATATCGTTTATGCTTTTCCCGGAATGGTCATTGCCACACTATTTGTGACCTTCCCGCTGATGGTGCGTGAGGTGATGCCGGTGCTGCAGGAGATCGGTTCACAGCAGGAGGAGGCCGCTTCGACGCTCGGAGCGTACGGCTGGACAACCTTTTGGAAGGTGACCTGGCCCTCGATCCGCTGGGCAGTCATCTATGGCGTAATCCTGACGGTGGCCCGCTCACTGGGGGAATTCGGAGCCGTGCTTGTTGTATCGGGTAACATTATGAATAAAACACAGACCGCAACTACGCTGGTCTACCAGGATGTAGAGAACTTTAATGTAACGGCAGCGGGCGGTGTGGCCCTGGTACTGGCAGCTTTCTCCGCCGGTCTGCTGCTGATGATGGAATGGAGTAAGAGACGAAAGGGTGTGCATTAG